A region from the Microbacterium lacus genome encodes:
- a CDS encoding DNA methyltransferase: protein MASDAFVVGEDWISEHYFNTESTKQSFQSRVAALRKSWDERAKDGEQTPSSRLAGVRRDLLSALASEATDAAAYDSAVLTPLATALGYADARWHRTVTGPVTMVAPADTPESPAGAVVRARRVDDLSDLLAKDSATLLEPFTPEDADAVTSVARCLSYLFSGDDTPAFAVVLSGTWALLAERDRWAEGRYLAVDLQLALDRNDTKRAGEFDRAVAVLSSETVLPDVDGTTWWAETLDDSVKHTVGVSKDLREGVRESIEIIANEVVRRRKAEGLDPLPDSDANVLARQSLRYLYRILFLLYAEASPEMKVLPVGAPEYALGYGLDRLRELVLVELGEESRHRTHLYSSLATLFRLVDAGHDACVQHEADETMREGLTFNPLNADLFAKAATSLIDEVGLGDGALQRVLQLLLLTRENQVKKGRDRGFISYADLGINQLGAVYEGLMSYTGFFAKEPLLEVAPGGDGSKGSWVVPVSRADGIAAKDFVLGPPDDLGRREPRRYSDGEFVFRLSGRERQTSASYYSPEVLTKFVVSQALEELLDQDGHRTTAEEILGLSVCEPALGSGAFAIEAVRQLAEQYLDRREHETGERIDPDERPRELQKAKAAIALHQVYGVDLNATAVELAEISLWLDTMVDGLKAPWFGLRLRRGNSLIGARRAVYTQKQVTDKAWLNDTPADVPVSTLVDDMNEGSVGSATSGKIHHFLLPADGWGSAVDAKEAKELAPDAHAALRAWRSAIRRKPTNTQLKRLTALSHRVEMLWQFTLRRLEIAEAQVSRDITLWHDPRTMTEVGGTVVSRADIEAFLRDPDGAYQRLRRVMDAWCALWFWPLIDPITHGVTPPTLDEWIEGLEATLGRHSEAKPRRGGEGAQTLGLPTSWGNLADAEAVDLGYAGAAPSDDIETGFPWLRVAGEVSAANGFFHWELDFAGVFARGGFDLQVGNPPWVRPDFDPAAAMAEFDVWWALVAKPSAVIARDRKKLLAEDPVARNAVVGDESEVVCTRAFIGSATQYPFLRGLRPDLYRCFMSQTWLHAGPEGVAALIHPETHFTDENAGALRESAYRRLRRHWQFINEKRLFEIHNLVSYGVHVYSAEADPNFIMATNLYHPETVTGSLRHDGSGPEPGLRTDDGEWDVRPHRARVLTVTVDTLTAWHELLDAADSSPSRTRMVYAPTSGIASAMNKTANAERVGALPLIFSTGWDEGADFTRGYFEKEWGHPKSWEQVILQGPHLFGGSSFYKYPNPSLKNNKDWSLVDLEELQSNAHPITAYQPAVDAGVYGAAYRQTDIDTRGYFRIAWRAMAANTGERTLSAALIPPGAAHVDGINSLAAPDADATTLLALLGAFVSLPLDFMVRAVPKSALRRRTIERLPSPIGQLTGHLALRAARLTCLTDAYAPVWNALIQSLTTDSTWAGGLDYKGRSGMWPGNSHWTPSTPLRRAADRRQALVEIDAIVAISLGISADELCTIYRTQFPVLHDYERGRGLSPYFYDANGRVVPNEVLKVWRQKGDAITQEERTATNGSGNTYEYYLPFVTLDREADMRQAYAHFERILQERS from the coding sequence ATGGCATCGGATGCCTTCGTCGTCGGCGAAGACTGGATCAGCGAGCACTACTTCAACACCGAGTCGACGAAACAGTCCTTCCAGTCTCGGGTCGCGGCGCTCCGCAAGTCATGGGACGAGCGCGCGAAGGACGGCGAGCAGACGCCGTCGTCACGCCTCGCCGGCGTGCGACGCGACCTTCTGAGCGCTCTCGCGAGCGAGGCGACGGATGCCGCGGCCTACGACTCCGCCGTGCTCACACCCCTCGCCACGGCCCTCGGCTACGCCGACGCACGCTGGCACCGCACGGTCACCGGTCCGGTGACGATGGTCGCGCCCGCCGACACACCGGAGTCGCCCGCGGGGGCGGTCGTCCGCGCACGGCGTGTGGACGACCTCTCCGATCTGCTGGCGAAGGATTCCGCAACCCTCCTCGAGCCATTCACCCCCGAAGACGCTGACGCGGTCACCTCGGTCGCCCGCTGCCTCTCGTACCTCTTCAGCGGCGACGACACGCCGGCCTTCGCCGTGGTCTTGTCGGGCACGTGGGCGCTCCTCGCCGAGCGCGACCGGTGGGCCGAGGGCCGCTACCTGGCCGTCGACCTGCAGCTCGCGCTCGACCGCAACGACACCAAGCGCGCTGGCGAGTTCGACCGCGCCGTCGCCGTGCTCAGCAGCGAGACGGTGCTACCCGACGTCGACGGCACCACGTGGTGGGCCGAAACCCTGGACGACTCGGTCAAGCACACCGTCGGCGTCTCGAAAGACCTTCGCGAGGGTGTGCGCGAGTCGATCGAGATCATCGCGAATGAGGTCGTCCGGCGCCGCAAGGCCGAGGGGCTCGACCCGCTGCCCGACAGCGACGCGAACGTGCTCGCACGCCAGTCGCTGCGCTACCTCTACCGCATCCTCTTCCTCCTCTACGCCGAGGCTTCGCCCGAGATGAAGGTGCTGCCGGTCGGCGCCCCCGAGTACGCGCTCGGCTACGGCCTCGACCGTCTGCGCGAACTCGTGCTCGTCGAACTGGGCGAGGAGTCGCGTCACCGCACGCACCTCTACTCCTCGCTCGCGACCCTCTTCCGACTCGTGGATGCCGGGCACGACGCCTGCGTTCAACACGAGGCCGACGAGACCATGCGCGAAGGACTGACCTTCAACCCGCTAAACGCCGACCTGTTCGCGAAGGCGGCGACCTCGCTGATTGACGAGGTCGGCCTCGGCGACGGCGCGCTCCAGCGCGTGCTGCAACTGCTGCTGCTCACCCGCGAGAACCAGGTGAAGAAGGGCCGCGACCGCGGCTTCATCTCCTACGCCGACCTCGGCATCAACCAGCTCGGGGCGGTGTACGAGGGGCTGATGTCGTACACGGGCTTCTTCGCGAAGGAACCGCTCCTCGAAGTCGCGCCCGGCGGCGACGGGTCAAAGGGCTCATGGGTCGTTCCGGTGTCACGGGCCGACGGCATCGCGGCGAAGGACTTCGTGCTCGGGCCCCCGGACGACCTCGGCCGGCGGGAGCCGCGCCGCTACAGCGACGGGGAGTTCGTGTTCCGCCTCTCAGGCCGTGAACGGCAGACCTCCGCGTCGTACTACTCTCCCGAGGTGCTGACGAAGTTCGTCGTTTCGCAGGCGCTCGAAGAGCTGCTCGACCAGGACGGCCACCGTACGACTGCCGAAGAGATCCTCGGGCTGTCGGTCTGCGAGCCGGCGCTGGGGTCGGGCGCATTCGCCATCGAAGCGGTGCGGCAGCTCGCCGAGCAGTACCTCGACCGCCGCGAGCACGAGACCGGTGAACGCATCGACCCCGACGAGCGCCCGCGCGAGCTGCAGAAGGCGAAGGCCGCGATCGCGCTGCACCAGGTGTACGGCGTCGACCTCAACGCCACCGCCGTCGAACTCGCCGAGATCTCGCTGTGGCTCGACACGATGGTCGACGGACTCAAGGCGCCCTGGTTCGGCCTGCGCCTTCGCCGCGGCAACTCGCTCATCGGCGCGCGCCGTGCGGTGTACACGCAGAAGCAGGTGACCGACAAGGCGTGGCTCAACGACACCCCCGCCGACGTGCCGGTGTCGACCCTCGTCGACGACATGAACGAGGGAAGCGTCGGCAGCGCGACCTCGGGCAAGATCCACCACTTCCTGCTCCCCGCCGACGGGTGGGGTTCGGCGGTCGACGCCAAGGAGGCGAAGGAACTGGCACCTGACGCTCACGCCGCCCTCCGCGCGTGGCGTAGTGCGATCCGCCGCAAGCCGACGAACACGCAGCTCAAGCGTCTGACCGCGCTCTCGCACCGCGTCGAGATGCTGTGGCAGTTCACCCTCCGCCGGCTCGAGATCGCCGAGGCGCAGGTAAGTCGTGACATCACGCTGTGGCACGACCCGCGCACAATGACGGAGGTCGGCGGTACGGTAGTCTCCCGCGCCGACATCGAGGCGTTCTTGCGCGACCCCGATGGCGCCTACCAGCGGCTTCGCCGGGTGATGGATGCCTGGTGTGCGTTGTGGTTCTGGCCGCTCATCGATCCGATCACGCACGGTGTCACACCGCCGACCCTCGACGAGTGGATCGAGGGACTGGAGGCGACGCTCGGCCGTCACAGCGAGGCGAAGCCGCGCCGCGGTGGGGAAGGTGCCCAGACGCTTGGCCTGCCGACCAGCTGGGGGAACCTCGCGGATGCCGAGGCCGTCGACCTCGGGTACGCCGGCGCCGCGCCCAGCGATGACATCGAGACGGGGTTCCCCTGGTTACGCGTCGCGGGTGAGGTGAGCGCAGCGAACGGCTTCTTCCACTGGGAGCTCGATTTCGCGGGCGTCTTCGCGCGGGGTGGCTTTGATCTGCAGGTGGGGAATCCGCCGTGGGTCCGGCCGGACTTCGACCCCGCGGCTGCAATGGCTGAATTCGATGTGTGGTGGGCGCTCGTGGCTAAGCCATCTGCAGTGATTGCTCGAGACCGTAAGAAGCTTCTAGCTGAGGATCCCGTCGCTCGGAACGCCGTCGTTGGTGATGAAAGCGAGGTCGTATGCACTCGAGCCTTCATCGGAAGCGCCACGCAGTACCCCTTCTTGCGCGGGCTTCGCCCAGATCTCTATCGATGCTTCATGTCCCAGACCTGGCTCCATGCCGGACCAGAAGGGGTAGCCGCACTCATACATCCGGAGACACATTTCACGGACGAAAACGCTGGCGCCCTGCGCGAGTCTGCGTACCGCCGGTTGCGAAGGCACTGGCAGTTCATCAACGAGAAGCGCCTATTCGAAATCCACAACCTTGTGAGCTACGGCGTCCATGTGTACTCGGCTGAGGCCGATCCAAACTTCATCATGGCAACGAACTTGTACCATCCCGAGACGGTAACGGGCTCGCTGAGGCACGACGGTTCGGGGCCGGAACCCGGGCTCCGAACCGACGATGGGGAGTGGGACGTGCGCCCGCACAGGGCTCGCGTGCTGACCGTGACCGTGGATACGCTCACCGCCTGGCATGAGTTGCTCGACGCGGCCGACTCGTCTCCCAGCAGAACCCGAATGGTTTACGCCCCCACATCAGGGATCGCCTCCGCCATGAACAAGACAGCGAATGCTGAGCGCGTCGGTGCGTTGCCGCTGATCTTCTCGACGGGATGGGACGAGGGCGCAGACTTCACCCGCGGCTACTTCGAGAAGGAGTGGGGGCACCCGAAGTCCTGGGAGCAAGTGATCCTGCAGGGTCCACACCTGTTCGGGGGGTCCAGCTTCTACAAGTATCCGAATCCTTCGCTCAAGAACAACAAGGACTGGTCGCTGGTTGATCTCGAAGAGCTTCAATCAAACGCGCATCCCATCACCGCATATCAACCAGCGGTGGACGCGGGCGTCTACGGCGCGGCCTACCGGCAGACAGACATCGACACACGCGGCTACTTCAGGATTGCATGGCGAGCGATGGCGGCCAACACCGGCGAGCGCACCCTCAGCGCTGCGCTGATCCCGCCGGGTGCCGCGCATGTCGACGGGATTAACTCCCTTGCAGCACCCGATGCCGATGCGACAACCTTGCTCGCCCTCTTGGGCGCATTTGTCTCACTCCCACTCGATTTCATGGTCCGCGCGGTGCCGAAGTCGGCACTTCGACGGCGGACTATTGAGCGTCTGCCTTCTCCGATCGGTCAACTGACTGGGCATCTCGCGCTCCGCGCTGCCAGGCTCACGTGTCTCACCGACGCGTACGCACCGGTGTGGAACGCCCTGATCCAAAGTCTCACCACGGACTCCACCTGGGCCGGCGGCCTGGACTATAAAGGGCGCAGCGGAATGTGGCCCGGAAATTCGCATTGGACCCCGTCGACGCCACTTCGGCGGGCTGCCGACCGGCGTCAGGCGCTCGTCGAGATAGACGCAATCGTGGCGATATCGCTCGGCATATCTGCGGACGAGTTGTGCACGATCTATCGAACGCAGTTCCCCGTCCTTCATGATTACGAACGTGGCCGTGGACTGTCCCCTTACTTCTACGATGCGAACGGCCGTGTCGTCCCAAACGAGGTTCTGAAGGTCTGGCGCCAGAAGGGCGACGCAATCACACAGGAAGAGCGAACCGCGACGAACGGGTCGGGCAACACGTACGAGTACTACCTCCCCTTTGTCACCCTCGACCGCGAGGCCGACATGCGGCAGGCGTACGCGCACTTCGAGCGGATCCTGCAGGAGCGCTCGTGA
- a CDS encoding DEAD/DEAH box helicase has product MSELLPSRQAAQVRSGLVDYLTTTFALSDEEARGALRDFLDDPDDGIFRGPYVRARVPFRAADAGWRDGLGWYEGHTPYGHQAEAFRRLSSANLGEQPDGPVKTAPLPTLVVTGTGSGKTEAFLYPILDHVIRAKAAGDTGVKALILYPMNALANDQSRRLAELIRGHDALKGVRAAIYIGETGRTRTRVTAEGLINDRNTIRSEPPDILLTNYKMLDQLLLRSADQPLLAAAATSLQYLVLDEFHTYDGAQGTDVAMLLRRLGLTLRRLRPAGSPEPTGSGPLGDVTPVATSATLGDDGDPARMLAFAETVFGTPFPADSVVRDTRQSMRQWVNGSRAGGTQLGGRPRALDNSLVAQIVALHTEGEEIASRILAQRVLITLFEEGSAVDWSNASDGDLLASVASHPLVQAIAQRAETAIDIDGLADELLPPGLGITETFEQRSSKRRIFITRVLAALSYVRARVGRDALSIDLHLWIRELTRIDRAATSTARFHWADDGPVAPGHDDSVETNWFPAVYCRHCGRSGWGVQLAPVGNELSATDDDIRRDHAARDTKSRFRALLHAPVEADASLGGDPVQGLAWFDHEHRALLTAPPSDIEDSTALPVLALTTGEVDDDSRDDMCPACGRRDGIRFLGSAMATMLSVVVTTLFGDADLDRAEKKALVFTDSVQDAAHRAGFVQSRAHVFALRNAIRHGIADDSAPLDEIANLLVQDAGDDPDARYRLLPPDLVDRDEFIEFWKAPTLRSVPAAVLTRVKRRLQFDLAMEFGLQSRVGRTLELTGSLAASVSTTEASMRAAGRKVLDETPADGVIGGLDPASSPDEVVVRWVRGVLERMRDRGAIGHEWFTRYIEEDGKRWPIWGGRPRGVGMPAFPPGRDAPGYPRVGPHAPTGDDAKRTHLDVVSSAQSWYAIWARKVLGSTPTDGVRLTSALLAELERTGLVRSHPVSGGAATAYLLPPSAIVVEPVDGVALTRGDLRLECDVCRNPVTGTADALGQLRGGPCVSARCPGTLVPAASSPENYYRTLYDKGSMRRVVAREHTSLLDTKIRLEYENGFKLSSGDPSAPNVLVATPTLEMGIDIGDLSTVMLAGLPRSVASYLQRVGRAGRLTGNALSVATVTGRGDQLPRIGDPLSVINGAVRPPATFVDAQEILRRQYFASILDRRSAEADTVQKARDVLKTSESGSFLGDAVAFADESAADLVEAFLGTFPSLGSAAADRLREWVTPPGEPGTSGLAASVRDAVHRWNVELQTVTRRRTEIGNALPDLEKAAELGVESDAKDAFRAAQAADRMLRAQQTALTDDYWISALERFGLLPNYTLLDDSVRLDAAVSWIDPDTSEWHDDTYAYERGAAVAIHELAPGSYFYAQGLEIPVDAVDLGPGGEAVEDWTFCPACGFARRAADGIVTECPRCRSKGIGDTAQRMPVAELKTVSAVARRDEAVIGDRSDDRRRTAFTVKVAADLDPAGIVRRWYDQGTGFGVTYARDLTIRWINVGKRSGSGPSRLLAGAEVTGPLFRVCDTCGQLDSQAGGNNRRDHRPWCPRRDQASERTVTLALTRTLVTQGIFLRLPPALTLGDGVVVPSLSAAVLLGLRESMGGDPDHLRIVPVTEPLGGDDGGTAQALLVHDTVPGGTGYLAELADPTRLRGILTAAWNVLKDCECQNEQRTACHRCLLPFAPGTSTLSRASAEQALAKLLDVSEDAPAAHFDVTDVDPGVPLGESVIEQLFRQTFIERAKTLGGTVKEIPGDWGNKVQVSFPGDSRIWMLRPQVPLGPTQPDFVLEQFGGGAEPIAIYTDGKAFHATVGHNRLGDDADKRSAARGLGYRVVAVTWADLTGDNLDASWFVPAWAEKVAAQAQLPLSQLGKLTVDPVTLLMEWMQRPDDEAKRRDTVARVLPMILRQGAVSTPFGAESARERAARVFTEGLPKTTVSAPDWVTAHGPLVSTTRLKQHGTTEFALVLDDRDEALATAGFDRAWRLWLHLSNIVGWRSDMSGVEVTTRSRLATVSAVASAATSVELPAEWAALAEHARDGELAVIEQLAAAVVPQPEMGVEAAGGIPLSFAWPRPQVAIALDLQDGEHEMLEADGWTLIDPKSVNLAADVTALIGGT; this is encoded by the coding sequence GTGAGCGAACTGCTGCCCTCGCGCCAGGCGGCCCAAGTCCGATCCGGACTCGTCGACTACCTGACGACGACGTTCGCGCTCTCAGACGAGGAGGCGCGGGGTGCACTCCGTGACTTCCTGGACGACCCCGATGACGGCATCTTCCGCGGACCCTACGTCCGCGCTCGTGTGCCGTTCCGCGCAGCAGACGCCGGCTGGCGTGATGGGCTCGGCTGGTACGAGGGACACACTCCGTACGGCCATCAGGCTGAGGCGTTCCGGCGACTAAGCTCGGCGAACCTCGGCGAGCAGCCCGATGGGCCGGTCAAGACCGCTCCCCTGCCGACGCTCGTCGTGACGGGCACCGGATCGGGCAAGACCGAGGCGTTCCTCTACCCGATCCTCGACCATGTCATCCGCGCGAAGGCGGCGGGCGACACCGGAGTCAAGGCGCTTATCCTCTACCCGATGAACGCGCTCGCGAACGACCAGTCACGTCGCCTGGCCGAACTGATCCGTGGGCACGATGCGCTCAAGGGTGTCCGCGCCGCGATCTACATCGGTGAGACTGGGCGCACCCGCACGCGGGTGACAGCAGAGGGCTTGATCAACGACAGGAACACGATCCGGTCTGAGCCGCCTGACATCCTGCTGACCAACTACAAGATGCTCGATCAGCTGCTGCTGCGCAGCGCCGACCAGCCGCTGCTCGCGGCCGCGGCGACTAGTCTGCAGTACCTCGTGCTCGATGAATTCCACACCTACGACGGCGCTCAGGGCACTGACGTGGCGATGCTGCTCCGACGCCTCGGCCTGACGCTGCGACGCCTGCGCCCGGCCGGATCACCCGAGCCGACCGGCAGCGGTCCGCTCGGCGACGTGACCCCAGTCGCGACGAGCGCGACCCTCGGCGACGACGGCGATCCCGCGCGCATGCTCGCGTTCGCCGAGACGGTGTTCGGCACCCCGTTCCCTGCCGACAGCGTCGTGCGCGATACCCGCCAGTCGATGCGTCAGTGGGTCAACGGCTCGCGCGCAGGCGGAACCCAGCTGGGTGGCCGACCCCGCGCGCTCGACAACTCCCTCGTGGCACAGATCGTCGCGCTGCACACCGAAGGCGAAGAGATCGCATCGCGGATCCTCGCCCAACGTGTTTTGATCACACTCTTCGAGGAAGGCTCGGCCGTCGATTGGTCGAACGCCTCCGACGGGGATCTCCTCGCGTCGGTGGCATCCCATCCCCTCGTCCAGGCGATCGCACAACGTGCAGAGACCGCGATCGACATCGACGGACTCGCCGATGAGTTGCTTCCCCCCGGCCTCGGCATCACCGAGACCTTCGAACAGCGGAGCAGTAAACGTCGCATATTCATCACGCGCGTCCTCGCCGCACTGAGCTATGTTCGCGCGCGAGTCGGTCGGGACGCGCTGTCGATCGACCTGCACCTGTGGATCCGCGAACTCACGCGCATCGACCGCGCCGCCACGTCGACGGCGCGGTTCCACTGGGCCGACGACGGCCCCGTCGCGCCCGGCCACGACGACTCTGTCGAGACGAACTGGTTCCCCGCGGTCTACTGCCGTCACTGCGGGCGCAGCGGCTGGGGCGTCCAGCTCGCGCCGGTCGGCAACGAACTCTCGGCGACCGACGACGACATCCGGCGCGATCACGCGGCGCGCGACACCAAGAGTCGCTTCCGTGCGCTCCTCCACGCTCCCGTCGAGGCCGACGCCTCGCTCGGCGGCGACCCGGTGCAGGGTCTCGCCTGGTTCGACCACGAGCATCGCGCACTCCTCACAGCTCCGCCCTCCGATATTGAGGACAGCACCGCGCTCCCCGTGCTCGCGCTGACCACCGGCGAGGTCGACGACGACTCGCGCGACGACATGTGCCCCGCATGCGGCCGACGTGACGGCATCCGATTCCTCGGCAGTGCCATGGCGACCATGCTCTCTGTCGTCGTCACGACCCTGTTCGGCGACGCCGACCTCGACCGCGCCGAGAAGAAGGCACTCGTCTTCACCGACAGTGTGCAGGATGCCGCGCACCGCGCCGGTTTCGTGCAGAGCCGCGCGCACGTGTTCGCGCTGCGCAACGCGATCCGTCACGGCATCGCCGACGATTCGGCGCCGCTCGACGAGATCGCGAACCTCCTCGTGCAGGATGCCGGAGACGACCCCGACGCCCGCTACCGACTGCTGCCGCCCGACCTGGTCGACCGCGACGAGTTCATCGAGTTCTGGAAGGCGCCGACGCTCCGCAGCGTCCCAGCCGCTGTACTCACGCGCGTCAAGCGTCGGCTGCAGTTCGACCTCGCGATGGAGTTCGGCCTGCAGTCGCGCGTCGGACGCACGCTCGAACTGACCGGCAGCCTCGCGGCATCCGTCTCCACGACCGAGGCGTCGATGCGCGCGGCCGGCCGCAAGGTGCTCGACGAGACACCGGCTGACGGCGTGATCGGCGGCCTCGACCCGGCTTCCAGCCCCGATGAGGTCGTCGTGCGGTGGGTGCGCGGTGTGCTCGAGCGGATGCGCGACCGCGGCGCCATCGGCCACGAGTGGTTCACCCGCTACATCGAGGAAGACGGCAAGCGCTGGCCGATCTGGGGCGGCAGGCCGCGCGGAGTCGGGATGCCGGCGTTCCCACCCGGCCGTGACGCCCCCGGCTACCCGCGCGTCGGCCCGCACGCACCCACCGGCGACGACGCGAAGCGCACACACCTCGACGTCGTGTCGTCGGCCCAGAGCTGGTACGCGATCTGGGCGAGGAAGGTGCTCGGCTCGACCCCCACCGACGGAGTGCGGCTCACGTCGGCGCTGCTAGCCGAACTCGAGCGGACGGGGCTTGTGCGCTCGCACCCCGTGTCGGGCGGCGCGGCGACGGCATACCTGCTGCCGCCGTCGGCGATCGTCGTCGAACCCGTCGACGGCGTGGCCCTCACCCGCGGTGACCTGCGCCTCGAATGCGACGTGTGCCGCAATCCGGTGACCGGCACCGCGGACGCGCTCGGTCAACTCCGCGGCGGGCCCTGCGTCTCGGCGCGGTGCCCGGGAACCCTTGTCCCCGCGGCGAGCTCCCCGGAGAACTACTACCGCACGCTCTACGACAAAGGATCGATGCGACGCGTCGTGGCGCGGGAACACACGAGCCTGCTCGACACGAAGATCCGGCTCGAATACGAGAACGGGTTCAAATTGTCGTCCGGCGACCCCTCGGCACCGAACGTTCTCGTCGCGACGCCGACGCTCGAGATGGGTATCGACATCGGCGACCTGTCGACCGTCATGCTCGCGGGTCTCCCTCGCAGCGTCGCCTCCTATCTGCAGCGCGTCGGGCGTGCTGGACGCCTGACCGGCAACGCGCTGTCGGTTGCGACGGTGACCGGGCGCGGCGATCAGCTTCCCCGCATAGGCGATCCGCTGTCGGTCATCAACGGCGCCGTGCGCCCCCCGGCGACTTTCGTCGACGCCCAGGAGATCCTGAGACGCCAGTACTTCGCATCGATCCTCGACCGTCGCTCCGCCGAAGCCGACACCGTACAGAAGGCACGCGACGTTCTGAAGACGAGCGAGTCGGGCTCGTTCCTCGGTGACGCCGTCGCCTTCGCCGACGAGAGCGCGGCCGACCTCGTCGAGGCGTTCCTCGGCACATTCCCGAGCCTGGGTTCGGCGGCCGCCGACCGTCTGCGCGAGTGGGTCACCCCGCCGGGAGAGCCCGGCACGTCGGGTCTCGCCGCATCCGTCCGCGATGCCGTGCACCGCTGGAACGTCGAGCTGCAGACCGTCACCCGGCGGCGTACAGAAATCGGCAACGCACTCCCCGACCTCGAGAAAGCGGCGGAGCTCGGCGTCGAGAGCGACGCGAAGGACGCCTTCCGCGCCGCTCAGGCGGCGGATCGGATGCTTCGCGCGCAGCAGACTGCCCTCACCGACGACTACTGGATAAGCGCACTGGAGCGCTTCGGCCTTCTGCCGAACTACACGCTCCTCGACGACTCGGTGCGTCTCGACGCGGCGGTGTCGTGGATCGACCCCGACACGTCCGAGTGGCACGACGACACGTACGCCTACGAACGTGGGGCGGCAGTGGCGATCCACGAGCTCGCCCCGGGCTCGTACTTCTACGCCCAGGGGCTCGAGATCCCCGTCGACGCGGTCGATCTCGGGCCCGGCGGCGAGGCGGTCGAGGACTGGACCTTCTGCCCCGCGTGCGGGTTCGCTCGGCGCGCCGCCGACGGCATTGTCACCGAGTGCCCGCGCTGTCGGTCGAAGGGCATCGGGGATACCGCGCAGCGGATGCCGGTCGCCGAACTCAAGACCGTGTCGGCCGTCGCCCGACGAGACGAAGCGGTCATCGGCGATCGCAGCGACGACCGGCGGCGCACCGCTTTCACCGTGAAGGTCGCGGCCGACCTCGACCCCGCGGGCATCGTCCGACGCTGGTACGACCAGGGCACCGGATTCGGCGTCACCTACGCGCGGGATCTCACGATCCGCTGGATCAACGTGGGCAAGCGCTCCGGCAGCGGCCCGAGCAGGTTGCTCGCCGGTGCCGAAGTCACCGGCCCCCTGTTCCGTGTGTGCGACACGTGCGGCCAGCTCGACTCGCAGGCCGGCGGCAACAACCGGCGCGACCATCGTCCGTGGTGCCCCCGCCGCGACCAGGCATCCGAGCGGACGGTCACTCTCGCACTCACACGCACGCTGGTCACGCAGGGCATCTTCCTCCGTCTGCCGCCCGCACTGACGCTCGGCGACGGCGTCGTGGTCCCGAGCCTGAGCGCCGCCGTGCTGCTCGGTCTCCGCGAGTCGATGGGCGGTGACCCCGATCACTTGCGGATCGTCCCGGTCACTGAACCCCTCGGCGGAGACGACGGTGGCACCGCCCAAGCCCTGCTGGTGCACGACACCGTTCCCGGCGGAACCGGATATCTCGCCGAACTCGCCGACCCGACCCGGTTGCGCGGCATCCTCACCGCAGCATGGAATGTGCTCAAGGACTGCGAGTGCCAGAACGAGCAGCGCACCGCGTGTCACCGCTGCCTTCTGCCGTTCGCTCCCGGAACGTCGACCCTCTCGCGTGCGTCGGCTGAGCAAGCTCTCGCAAAGCTGCTCGACGTGTCCGAGGATGCTCCCGCCGCGCATTTCGACGTCACGGACGTGGACCCGGGCGTCCCGCTCGGTGAGTCCGTCATCGAGCAGCTCTTCCGCCAGACGTTCATCGAGCGTGCCAAGACGCTCGGCGGCACCGTGAAGGAGATCCCCGGCGACTGGGGCAACAAAGTGCAGGTGTCGTTCCCGGGTGACTCCCGGATCTGGATGCTGCGTCCCCAGGTACCCCTCGGACCCACCCAGCCTGACTTCGTCCTGGAGCAGTTCGGCGGTGGCGCCGAGCCCATCGCGATCTACACCGACGGCAAGGCATTCCATGCCACGGTCGGGCACAACCGGCTCGGCGACGACGCCGACAAGCGGAGCGCCGCGCGCGGTCTGGGGTATCGAGTGGTGGCCGTCACGTGGGCCGATCTCACCGGCGACAACCTGGACGCATCCTGGTTCGTCCCGGCGTGGGCGGAGAAAGTGGCCGCGCAGGCACAGCTTCCCCTCTCACAACTCGGCAAGTTGACCGTCGATCCCGTCACGCTGCTCATGGAGTGGATGCAGAGGCCGGACGACGAAGCGAAGCGGCGCGACACTGTCGCGAGGGTGCTGCCGATGATCCTGCGGCAGGGCGCGGTGTCGACGCCGTTCGGCGCCGAGTCGGCGCGCGAGCGCGCCGCGCGGGTGTTCACCGAGGGACTGCCCAAGACGACGGTCTCGGCCCCCGACTGGGTCACTGCCCACGGTCCTCTCGTGTCGACCACGCGACTCAAGCAACACGGCACCACCGAGTTCGCCCTCGTGCTCGACGATCGCGACGAAGCTTTGGCGACCGCCGGTTTCGATCGCGCATGGCGGCTCTGGTTGCACCTGTCGAACATCGTGGGGTGGCGCAGCGACATGTCGGGGGTCGAGGTCACGACGAGGTCGCGACTCGCCACCGTGTCCGCCGTCGCGTCTGCCGCGACCTCCGTCGAGCTCCCCGCGGAGTGGGCCGCCCTGGCGGAACACGCCAGAGACGGCGAACTCGCGGTGATCGAGCAACTCGCTGCAGCCGTTGTTCCGCAGCCTGAGATGGGCGTGGAGGCGGCCGGCGGCATCCCACTCTCCTTTGCATGGCCGAGGCCGCAGGTCGCGATCGCGCTCGATTTGCAGGACGGCGAGCACGAGATGCTGGAAGCGGACGGCTGGACCCTCATCGACCCGAAGTCCGTGAACCTCGCCGCCGATGTGACCGCCTTGATCGGAGGAACCTGA